In Triticum urartu cultivar G1812 chromosome 6, Tu2.1, whole genome shotgun sequence, the following proteins share a genomic window:
- the LOC125516784 gene encoding uncharacterized protein LOC125516784, which translates to MAFSSFPWPFHRRSGGSGSGGTGPSKPSAAEGKEEDAEELGVTPQLLDFLRTLSPDAFKGSAESAAELSEWQQRHAVLVIARAKELAKVRYDLCPRHMKDKQFWTYILS; encoded by the exons ATGGCCTTCTCCTCGTTCCCATGGCCGTTCCACCGCCGAtccggcggcagcggcagcggcggaaCCGGCCCAAGCAAACCCTCTGCCGCGGaggggaaggaggaggacgcggaggaGCTCGGCGTCACGCCGCAGCTCCTTGACTTCCTCCGGACACTCTCCCCCGACGCCTTCAA AGGATCCGCGGAGTCGGCGGCCGAACTCTCAGAATGGCAGCAGCGGCACGCCGTCCTCGTGATCGCTAGAGCCAAG GAACTCGCTAAGGTCCGCTATGATCTGTGCCCACGCCACATGAAGGACAAGCAGTTCTGGACATACATCTTGTCGTAA